One window of the Salvia splendens isolate huo1 chromosome 1, SspV2, whole genome shotgun sequence genome contains the following:
- the LOC121752148 gene encoding ras-related protein RABH1b-like codes for MYLEDRTVRLQLWDTAGQERFRSLIPSYIRDSSVAVIVYDVASRQSFLNTAKWIDEVRTERGSDVIIVLVGNKTDLVEKRQVSIEEAESKSRDLNVMFIETSAKAGFNIKPLFRKIAAALPGMETLSSAKQEDMVDVNLRSGNNNGSQSQEQSGGCAC; via the exons GGATACTGCAGGGCAAGAGAGATTTAGGAGTCTCATCCCAAGCTATATAAGAGACTCATCTGTTGCTGTCATAGTTTATGATGTTGCAA GCAGACAGTCCTTTCTGAATACAGCAAAATGGATTGATGAGGTTCGAACTGAGAGAGGAAGCGATGTTATTATTGTGCTAGTTGGGAACAAAACTGATCTGGTGGAGAAGAG GCAAGTTTCGATAGAAGAAGCTGAGTCCAAATCTCGCGACCTTAATGTGATGTTTATTGAAACTAGTGCTAAGGCTGGCTTCAATATTAAG CCATTATTCAGGAAGATTGCTGCAGCCTTGCCTGGTATGGAAACTCTATCATCAGCTAAACAAGAGGATATGGTTGATGTGAACCTCAGGTCTGGCAACAATAATGGATCTCAATCACAAGAGCAATCAGGAGGGTGTGCTTGCTGA